The following are encoded together in the Methanofollis sp. genome:
- a CDS encoding tripartite tricarboxylate transporter permease, whose product MIAALVAGTILGVALGTVSGLVPGVHVNTMAGLLLSLSPILVVSLGTPVLAAALVAALVTHTFLDCVPSTFLGVPDADTAVMVLPAHALCLEGRGGEAVRLSALGSAAAVVWALPFSLLFLTILPAFQPLFDLWIGVLLLAVACYLVVFSESPEWAAGVFLVSGLLGLFTFRYSFLAWNGGTGVLMPLLSGLFGVAVLISASGGRMPPQSAAVTYPGRKELFRCSCAGSLAGAVVGWLPGLSNATANAVLASAIDYGEDRRGYILATSAANTANAFLGLAALYAVGRTRNGVMVALGTLDIPPFTALLSVAALAAALAYAATVLLSGTAGIFSRVPLRPLNAAVILFVTLLSFLLCGPFGLFVLAAATLVGRVPTLVEVRRVFCMGAVMVPVILSSLGVAVL is encoded by the coding sequence GTGATAGCGGCCCTCGTCGCCGGCACCATCCTCGGCGTCGCCCTCGGCACGGTCAGTGGCCTGGTGCCGGGCGTGCACGTCAACACGATGGCAGGGCTTCTCCTCTCCCTCTCCCCGATCCTTGTCGTGAGCCTCGGCACTCCCGTGCTGGCCGCGGCCCTTGTCGCCGCTCTTGTCACACACACTTTCCTGGACTGCGTCCCTTCGACCTTTCTCGGCGTGCCCGACGCCGACACCGCGGTGATGGTCCTCCCTGCTCATGCCCTCTGTCTGGAGGGGAGGGGCGGCGAGGCGGTGCGCCTCTCGGCCCTCGGGAGCGCTGCCGCCGTCGTCTGGGCCCTGCCCTTCTCTCTTCTTTTCCTCACCATCCTCCCCGCCTTCCAGCCCCTGTTTGATCTCTGGATCGGGGTCCTCCTCCTTGCGGTCGCCTGCTACCTCGTCGTCTTCTCCGAATCTCCCGAATGGGCGGCAGGGGTCTTTCTCGTCTCCGGCCTCCTCGGCCTCTTCACCTTCAGGTATTCCTTCCTTGCCTGGAACGGCGGCACCGGCGTCCTGATGCCCCTCCTCTCCGGCCTTTTCGGGGTTGCGGTCCTCATCTCCGCCTCCGGTGGCAGGATGCCGCCGCAGTCGGCCGCCGTCACCTATCCCGGCAGAAAGGAACTCTTCAGGTGTTCGTGCGCCGGGTCGCTGGCCGGCGCCGTCGTCGGCTGGCTTCCCGGCCTCTCGAATGCCACCGCGAATGCCGTCCTCGCCTCGGCGATCGACTACGGCGAGGACCGGCGGGGCTACATCCTCGCAACGAGCGCCGCAAACACGGCGAACGCCTTCCTCGGCCTCGCCGCCCTCTACGCAGTTGGCCGGACGAGAAACGGTGTCATGGTGGCCCTCGGCACCCTCGACATCCCGCCTTTCACCGCCCTCCTCTCCGTCGCCGCACTCGCTGCCGCTCTTGCCTATGCCGCCACCGTTCTCCTCTCGGGCACGGCCGGCATCTTTTCCCGCGTCCCCCTCCGCCCCCTGAACGCCGCCGTGATCCTCTTCGTCACCCTCCTCTCCTTCCTCCTCTGCGGCCCCTTCGGCCTCTTCGTCCTCGCCGCCGCCACTCTTGTCGGGAGGGTGCCGACGCTCGTCGAGGTCCGCCGGGTCTTCTGCATGGGGGCGGTGATGGTCCCGGTGATCTTGTCGTCCCTCGGGGTTGCGGTGCTGTAG